A stretch of Podospora bellae-mahoneyi strain CBS 112042 chromosome 5, whole genome shotgun sequence DNA encodes these proteins:
- a CDS encoding hypothetical protein (EggNog:ENOG503NZAN; COG:H) — translation MKIQEDQIKSVGLTLLYEPDGPIDPAVDIILVHGMGGHPVRSWKCFDEGQTPTPITPTHPSSTHGKRLRKPAPTAQLRRTNSEPLLAKEEGFVSRSRTLLRKASFKSSSRLRLADFADQLNKAPRNDVFWPLDFLPQSCPHARIFTWGYHTLVVDKKPLRLQGDIFAHASEFFFELATARAAFGAQARPLVFVAHSTGGIILKEILRLADIERDGPLKDVLFSTSAVVFLASPHRATEHASLGEAVTSMGSVTLSVDPDDPVLPQLCGGSSAEIELGRQSFIRQWNEFNFRVKTFQEPVIPSFTDADERAAATVRRLASFIGDPREQATTIGALHNNIAKFWSMEDAGYQALKTCLAEFVRDEEERERHVLNSEETDCLAALVPPPIFHAETPPTASYPGTCLWLYDLYDFQTWHNRSGPNKNKVFWIRGESGCGKNILLTSLRRRLGRQWGPAGASIIGITAHQTSIPASVCRSLLGQLFLQDPRLRTALLELYRQPRADPEAFDDAQVLSFFSDFYIGQTIKTPTRRIFILVEIPDEAGSMYVGEVISRLSRLAHNSNFSICVTSAYHPETELYNTISIPMHIRNTDDILRFVSLNLMAEWEERNRTVMMIGRKAGGVFLWAEIVVNIVNAAILEGATQELIECTLQEVPGDLHGLYEWMLSTLNEKERAEALILFQWVILASEPMRLNNLFIAIRLTDPNQFEHYKRLGRLMALDVGAPFSMRDLRQLRNSVITSDTPCQFHRWVRTRSIGLLEVKSDGNDSLGLQRVQARHCSVRSFFLSGRGFTCLTSGNSTIPANLTTTDFLNISHYSLLRACLTYLNMRDFESLTQSPKPSPNVKSAPFLSLNIPLRPLSTTANQRQLITSSYPFLQYAVSNLIFHLLSPQHFRYFLPQNKLFFALSANKFRLWKRWTSLLGTHDADEIITLHTKAGTKTKGLMSPVYGARFRLERVLRKLGGLSAAALRVKEEEQRLGKGRKEGRRSGWVGRGIMSPVTPILPGPGLGRGVGRKKEWKPRFELPGKLMLDAPGVGKGLRGVPVGLAV, via the exons ATGAAGATTCAAGAAGACCAGATCAAGTCAGTTGGGCTTACGCTGCTATATGAGCCTGACGGACCAATCGATCCAGCCGTTGA TATTATCTTGGTCCATGGCATGGGCGGCCATCCTGTCAGGTCATGGAAGTGCTTTGACGAAGGGCAAACGCCAACACCCATCACGCCAACACATCCCTCATCAACACACGGGAAGAGACTGAGAAAGCCGGCTCCTACAGCGCAACTCAGGCGAACGAACTCGGAGCCGTTACTTGCCAAAGAGGAAGGCTTTGTTAGCAGATCGCGAACTTTGCTGAGAAAAGCCTCGTTCAAGTCATCTTCCCGATTACGTCTTGCCGACTTTGCGGATCAACTTAACAAGGCCCCAAGGAACGACGTGTTCTGGCCGTTGGACTTTTTACCGCAATCCTGCCCACACGCCAGGATATTTACGTGGGGCTACCACACCCTGGTTGTGGATAAGAAGCCCCTCCGGCTACAAGGCGACATATTTGCGCATGCCAGCgagtttttttttgaacTGGCTACTGCGCGAGCAGCGTTTGGGGCGCAAGCGCGTCCTCTTGTCTTCGTTGCTCATTCCACCGGCGGTATCATCCTAAAAGAA ATCCTTCGCCTCGCCGACATCGAACGCGACGGGCCTCTGAAAGATGTCCTTTTCTCGACATCCGCCGTGGTTTTCCTCGCTAGCCCTCACCGCGCCACGGAACATGCATCACTTGGAGAAGCTGTGACAAGTATGGGCAGTGTGACCCTCTCTGTTGACCCAGACGATCCTGTTTTGCCACAGCTTTGTGGTGGCAGCAGCGCTGAGATTGAGCTTGGACGACAATCGTTCATCAGGCAATGGAACGAGTTCAACTTCAGGGTCAAGACATTCCAGGAGCCTGTTATTCCAAGCTTTACAGATGCTGATGAGCGGGCTGCGGCA ACCGTACGTCGACTTGCAAGCTTCATCGGAGACCCTCGAGAACAGGCAACAACGATCGGGGCTCTGCATAACAACATTGCTAAGTTTTGGTCGATGGAAGATGCGGGATACCAAGCTTTGAAAACTTGCTTGGCTGAGTTTGTTCGggacgaagaggaaaga GAGCGTCATGTCCTAAATAGCGAAGAAACCGACTGCCTGGCGGCACTCGTTCCACCCCCAATTTTTCACGCCGAGACCCCCCCGACCGCATCCTATCCTGGAACCTGCCTTTGGCTATACGATCTGTACGACTTTCAGACATGGCACAACCGAAGTGGCCCaaacaagaacaaggtctTCTGGATACGAGGCGAATCTGGGTGTGGCAAAAATATCCTTCTCACGTCTCTACGCAGGAGGCTTGGACGACAGTGGGGCCCTGCTGGAGCATCCATTATCGGTATTACAGCACACCAGACAAGCATCCCAGCGAGTGTCTGTCGTAGTCTTTTGGGACAGCTATTTCTGCAGGACCCGCGTCTTCGGACGGCATTACTCGAACTCTACAGGCAACCTCGAGCTGACCCGGAGGCCTTCGACGATGCCCAAGTTCTGTCATTCTTTTCCGATTTTTACATCGGCCAAACAATCAAGACCCCCACAAGACGAATCTTCATTCTAGTCGAGATACCGGATGAGGCTGGGTCAATGTATGTCGGAGAGGTAATCAGTCGTCTGTCCCGTCTCGCACATAACTCCAACTTCAGCATATGTGTCACCAGTGCTTACCACCCCGAAACCGAGCTGTACAATACCATCAGCATCCCAATGCACATCCGAAACACCGACGATATCCTTCGTTTTGTCAGTCTCAACTTGATGGCAGAATGGGAGGAACGCAACCGTACAGTCATGATGATTGGTCGAAAAGCAGGAGGCGTCTTTTTGTGGGCTGAGATTGTGGTTAATATCGTTAATGCGGCTATTCTAGAAGGCGCTACTCAGGAGCTCATCGAGTGCACCCTGCAAGAGGTTCCTGGTGATTTGCACGGGCTGTATGAGTGGATGTTAAGCACCTTGAACGAGAAAGAAAGGGCTGAGGCATTGATCCTCTTTCAGTGGGTAATACTTGCCTCTGAGCCGATGCGTCTGAATAATCTCTTCATTGCAATCAGACTCACCGACCCAAACCAGTTCGAGCACTACAAGCGTCTCGGGCGGTTGATGGCTCTCGATGTTGGAGCCCCATTTTCGATGCGGGACCTCCGGCAACTTCGGAATTCTGTGATAACATCCGACACACCCTGTCAATTCCACAGATGGGTACGAACCCGCTCCATTGGTCTCCTTGAAGTTAAGTCGGATGGAAACGATTCCCTTGGCCTTCAACGAGTACAGGCACGGCACTGCTCCGTCCGctctttcttcctctcggGCCGAGGCTTTACTTGCCTCACGTCTGGCAACAGTACCATCCCGGCCAACCTAACCACGACCGACTTCCTCAATATCTCACATtactccctcctccgagCTTGTCTGACCTACCTCAATATGCGTGACTTTGAGAGTCTAACTCAAAGTCCCAAACCAAGCCCAAACGTCAAGTCAGCCCCTTTTCTCAGCCTCAACATTCCGCTGCGGCCCCTCTCGACGACTGCCAACCAACGCCAGCTAATCACGTCATCCTACCCCTTCCTTCAATACGCCGTCTCCAACCTTATCTTCCATCTGTTGTCACCACAACACTTCCGCTATTTCCTACCTCAAAATAAGCTCTTCTTTGCCCTCTCCGCGAATAAGTTCCGCCTATGGAAACGATGGACTTCACTTCTCGGGACTCATGATGCAGATGAGATTATCACTTTGCATACAAAGGCAGGGACCAAGACAAAAGGATTGATGAGCCCTGTTTATGGAGCTAGGTTTAGGCttgagagggtgttgaggaagttgggggggttgtctgctgctgctttgagggtgaaggaggaggagcagaggttggggaaagggaggaaggaaggaaggaggagtggctgggtgggaagggggattATGTCGCCCGTTACACCTATTTTGCCGGGACCtggcttgggaaggggggttgggaggaagaaggagtggAAGCCT AGGTTCGAGTTGCCGGGGAAGTTGATGCTGGATGCGcctggggttgggaagggatTGAGGGGGGTGCCGGTTGGGTTGGCTGTATGA
- a CDS encoding hypothetical protein (COG:S; EggNog:ENOG503P8K4): protein MAWARILWQVYLRVEDHIVARILQSPGFHHGVRRIHRRVEDFRYGRNPHEPLRQGEASADPREGYEQARSFFKYFIDELKNQAKGRPTDVAPPPAPSKK from the exons ATGGCTTGGGCTCGCATACTTTGGCAGGTGTACCTGCGAGTAGAG GATCATATCGTCGCCCGA ATCCTCCAAAGCCCCGGCTTCCACCACGGCGTACGGCGCATCCACCGTAGAGTTGAAGATTTCCGATACGGGCGCAACCCACACGAACCACTGCGTCAGGGAGAGGCCTCAGCAGACCCTAGAGAAGGATACGAACAGGCTAGGAGTTTCTTCAAATACTTTATTGACGAGCTCAAGAACCAGGCCAAGGGGAGGCCAACGGATGTGGcaccgccaccagcaccatccAAGAAGTAA
- a CDS encoding hypothetical protein (EggNog:ENOG503NUFV; COG:Q): protein MASWYLSLFIGILAFTIFKLRNVGRRPKGLPPGPPTLPLIGNLHQIPPKNAYVQFKKWAEEYGPVYSLITGTKVMIVLNTGVAIKDLLDKRSNIYSSRPEMYISSLASGGLRMLLMPYGDTWRRVRKLFHGLLHLKASNSYVPYQDLESTSMMIALLEEPDKVLHHIRRYTNSLTTQIVYGFRTPKIDDPKLLRLYHVIEEWSSITGAGAAAVLDVFPIFRSLPPFIRPLYRHALDLKERTFDLYKGHWLEAKKKVQNGTAKPCFCVGIANAQESQKFDDDFAAMVAGTALEASSDTTASTLAGFVLAMILYPEAQNKAQRVVDEVCGDRFPSIEDMENPKAQYIRACVKENLRWMPTAILGAPHAVIRDDEYMGYKIPKGAGVVYNAWAVHMDAERHPNPRVFDPDRYIHDFASSTESAQQADATKRDHFSFGAGRRICEGMHVVDRSMFLVIARLMWAFKFEKAIDEVTGQEITPDQDDLVGGFLMQPRPFRLKITPRSEKKAETVREKWGECLGLLDEGGQWRSVPEGMPFTVSEGDGKGE, encoded by the exons atggcgaGCTGGTACTTATCCCTTTTCATAGGCATTCTGGCCTTTACGATCTTCAAGCTTCGCAATGTCGGCCGTCGACCGAAAGGTCTCCCTCCTGGAcctccaaccctccccctcatcggCAATTTACACCAGATCCCGCCCAAGAACGCATATGTCCAATTCAAGAAGTGGGCAGAAGAATACGGCCCAGTCTACTCGCTGATCACCGGGACGAAAGTCATGATTGTGCTCAACACCGGCGTCGCCATCAaagacctcctcgacaagcgCAGCAACATCTACTCGTCCCGACCGGAGATGTACATCTCCTCCCTTGCCAGCGGCGGCCTCCGCATGTTGCTCATGCCATACGGTGATACCTGGCGGCGAGTCAGGAAGCTCTTCCATGGGTTGCTGCACCTGAAGGCGTCGAACTCGTACGTCCCCTACCAGGATCTCGAGAGCACATCCATGATGATTGCGTTGTTGGAAGAACCAGACAAGGTGCTGCATCATATTAGACGGTACACCAACTCCTTGACCACCCAGATCGTCTACGGGTTTCGAACCCCAAAGATTGATGACCCCAAGCTGCTCAGACTGTACCACGTTATCGAGGAGTGGTCGTCCATCACCGGCGCCGGGGCGGCAGCTGTCTTGGACGTCTTTCCCATTTTCCGATCCCTACCCCCTTTCATTCGCCCACTTTATCGCCATGCATTGGACCTCAAAGAGCGAACGTTTGACCTCTACAAAGGCCACTGGCTCGAGGCGAAGAAAAAGGTGCAGAATGGCACAGCCAAGCCATGTTTCTGCGTCGGTATTGCCAACGCACAAGAAAGCCAAAAGTTTGATGATGACTTTGCTGCCATGGTTGCTGGGACGGCGCTGGAGGCAAGCTCGGATACCACTGCCTCGACGCTGGCGGGGTTTGTCCTTGCTATGATCTTGTATCCGGAGGCGCAAAACAAGGCGCAgagggtggttgatgaagttTGCGGGGATAGATTCCCCTCAATTGAGGATATGGAAAACCCAAAGGCGCAGTATATCAGGGCTTGTGTGAAGGAGAACTTGAGGTGGATGCCGACCGCGATATTGGGCGCGCCGCATGCGGTGATTAGGGATGATGAGTATATGGGGTATAAGATTCCCAaaggggcgggggtggtgtatAATGCTTG GGCTGTACATATGGACGCCGAACGACACCCTAACCCCCGCGTCTTTGATCCTGACCGGTACATCCATGACTTTGCTAGCTCGACCGAGTCAGCTCAACAGGCTGACGCTACCAAACGGGATCATTTTAGTTttggggcggggaggagaaTCTGCGAGGGGATGCACGTGGTTGACAGGTCGATGTTCCTTGTTATTGCGAGGTTGATGTGGGCGTTCAAGTTTGAGAAGGCGATTGATGAGGTGACGGGGCAGGAGATCACACCCGATCAGGATGATCTAGTCGGTGGGTTCCTGATGCAGCCCAGGCCGTTTAGGTTGAAGATCACGCCCAGGAGCGAGAAGAAAGCGGAGACGGTGAGGGAGAAGTGGGGGGAgtgtttgggtttgttggaTGAAGGGGGGCAGTGGAGGAGTGTACCGGAGGGGATGCCGTTTACTGTTTctgagggggatgggaagggggagtga
- a CDS encoding hypothetical protein (EggNog:ENOG503P7JP; COG:S) produces the protein MPPPHLEYQPIDHSIAQIRVLTIHPGSSDDPILCSLTHHSLQHENDYEALSYTWGDPTRNYLISIGAASLPVTKSGRPGLDRRHLHQPRGQYREESPGRVHGTNFKGASRVLAWLGPAGPETEEAFELIRAVSARSPMKPALDVWRAIEPLTALMNRPFWSRTWILQEVICPEKAPLIGCGNQWEDWETWAAASPLAMGEELEDVLTPKSSILGRQTLKAYTRAFEMFSGIDYLRQQSYELQHHHSGQGITNLNEVLTVSINKECSDLRDHVFAIVGMIHFDGIAAGIHPPKPDYNKHVSEVYTEMAKFLIESDKTLIILFLFIHLRTHLTTWEAYLPSWTPDFSCNIEALRYPALSRVTRSVISRSEHLPVVLNAGVLQVHGKLVGIIHRTYSLQRWWTNLDRLIRFVGPINEPCLVELYSCLTGGQNLGEESFDWFKEAISRASLKVDRLYLDAEPENNKINKTEVIEAITHTTTLNASRTAPQRQLYMATGLGSNSRFRLGLGSPDCREGDLVCLDAGGHAPLILRFIHDGYYEYVGDSYVPGYMEEDMEHALQGDIGIEWTRFDILSGVKVLTVPLGGRLGLQRVDCILN, from the exons ATGCCACCTCCACATCTTGAATACCAACCCATCGATCACTCGATCGCCCAAATCCGCGTCTTGACGATCCACCCAGGCTCGTCCGACGATCCAATCTTATGctccctcacccaccacagcCTGCAACATGAAAACGACTACGAAGCCCTCTCCTACACTTGGGGGGATCCAACCCGCAATTACTTGATTTCCATCGGCGCGGCCTCTCTGCCCGTCACCAA ATCGGGACGGCCGGGTCTGGATCGACGCCATCTGCATCAACCAAGAGGACAATACAGAGAGGAATCACCAGGTCGAGTACATGGGACAAATTTTAAGGGCGCATCCCGTGTTCTTGCATGGCTGGGCCCAGCTGGTCCTGAGACCGAAGAGGCCTTTGAGCTCATTCGAGCTGTGTCTGCGAGGTCCCCCATGAAGCCGGCTCTGGACGTGTGGCGCGCCATTGAGCCTTTGACAGCTCTGATGAACCGGCCTTTTTGGAGCAGAACATGGATTCTACAGGAGGTCATTTGCCCAGAAAAAGCGCCTCTTATCGGATGTGGGAACCAGTGGGAAGACTGGGAGACATGGGCTGCTGCCAGCCCTCTGGCTatgggggaggagcttgaagacGTCTTGACCCCAAAGTCGAGCATACTGGGGCGTCAAACTTTGAAGGCATACACCAGGGCTTTCGAAATGTTCTCGGGGATCGACTATCTGCGACAACAGTCTTATGagctccaacaccaccacagtGGCCAGGGCATCACCAACCTAAACGAGGTCCTCACCGTGAGCATCAATAAGGAATGTTCCGACCTTCGAGATCACGTCTTTGCCATTGTTGGCATGATACACTTTGATGGGATTGCGGCGGGCATtcaccctcccaaaccgGATTACAACAAGCATGTGTCGGAGGTCTACACCGAAATGGCAAAGTTTTTGATTGAGAGTGACAAGACACTGATtattttgtttcttttcaTCCATCTCAGGACCCATCTCACGACGTGGGAGGCATACCTCCCTTCCTGGACGCCGGACTTTTCCTGCAATATTGAAGCTCTCCGGTACCCGGCACTGAGTCGGGTAACGAGAAGTGTGATATCTCGAAGCGAGCATCTACCGGTTGTATTAAACGCGGGGGTGCTGCAGGTTCACGGCAAGTTGGTTGGCATAATTCACAGGACATATAGCCtgcagaggtggtggacgaaCCTCGACAGACTTATACGATTTGTCGGCCCTATCAATGAGCCATGTCTCGTCGAGTTGTACAGCTGCCTCACAGGTGGCCAGAACCTTGGTGAGGAGTCGTTTGATTGGTTCAAGGAAGCCATCAGTCGTGCTTCTCTCAAGGTGGATAGACTTTATCTTGACGCCGAGCCCGAGAACAATAAGATTAACAAGACTGAGGTAATTGAAGCCATCACGCACACCACCACTCTGAATGCTAGCAGAACTGCACCGCAGCGCCAGCTCTACATGGCCACGGGGCTGGGTTCCAATTCCAGGTTCCGACTCGGACTGGGTTCGCCTGACTGCAGGGAGGGCGATCTTGTTTGCTTGGATGCAGGAGGTCACGCTCCACTAATCCTGAGATTTATTCACGATGGTTACTATGAGTATGTTGGTGACTCGTATGTGCCTGGCTATATGGAAGAGGACATGGAACACGCACTGCAGGGGGATATCGGGATAGAATGGACAAGATTTGACATTCTATCGGGGGTTAAAGTCTTGACAGTTCCACTTGGGGGAAGGTTAGGTTTGCAACGAGTGGACTGCATCTTGAATTGA
- a CDS encoding hypothetical protein (EggNog:ENOG503PAUG; COG:S), translated as MHGKPTHPLKAVIPPSILPEAVLHPDHEQIDRHVMTYLVNTWEWPSEKHKQAFISWKLSEVVLFMFPTGEAERVKLACELLLLGFLMDDYFDKNTLSTNASIVSSLHSLLTSPEMTVPVTTIDSMHAGLFAKFLTYPDSSPILEAYLAMLDCHCVPSRGPSSLSSLKEYLVFRETDVGMPICVELLYWTDPALAGITADEKRMLRPLEKLANYHVSILNDVFSFDREWQAAEMNGEEGGALVNGVAVLAGEVGIGVEAARGLCVRLVRAWEGEFVRLKGEMLVEGRLRRAVEGIERRMSGAEAFSWRTGRYL; from the exons ATGCACGGCAAACCGACCCACCCCCTAAAGGCGGTCATCCCCCCTTCTATTCTGCCAGAAGCAGTCCTCCACCCAGACCACGAGCAAATCGACCGCCATGTCATGACATACCTCGTCAACACATGGGAATGGCCGTCGGAAAAACACAAACAGGCGTTCATCAGTTGGAAGCTGAGCGAGGTCGTGCTGTTTATGTTTCCCacgggggaggcggagcgTGTGAAGCTCGCATGTGAGCTTTTACTCTTAGGCTTCCTCATGGATG ACTACTTTGACAaaaacaccctctccaccaacgccagcaTCGTCTCCTCTCTTCACTCCCTTTTGACCTCCCCCGAGATGACTGTTCCGGTGACAACAATCGACAGCATGCACGCGGGTTTGTTTGCCAAGTTCTTGACGTACCCCGACTCGTCGCCTATACTTGAAGCGTATTTGGCTATGCTTGACTGCCACTGTGTTCCCTCACGCGGACCATCCTCACTCTCTTCTCTAAAAGAATATCTTGTGTTTAGGGAGACTGACGTTGGGATGCCGATTTGTGTTGAGTTACTCTACTGGACAGACCCCGCTCTGGCAGGTATTACGGCTGATGAGAAAAGGATGTTGAGACCGTTGGAAAAACTGGCGAATTATCACGTCAGTATATTGAATGATGTTTTTAGTTTTGATAGAGAATGGCAAGCGGCGGAGATgaatggagaggagggaggggcgTTGGTGAATGGGGTTGCGGttttggcgggggaggtgggtattggggttgaggcggcgagggggttgtgTGTTAGGCTTGTGagggcttgggagggggagtttgtgaggttgaagggggagatgcTGGTCGAGGGGAGGTTGCGGAGGGCAGTGGAGGGAAttgagaggaggatgagtgGTGCGGAGGCTTTTTCTtggaggacggggaggtaTTTGTGA
- a CDS encoding hypothetical protein (EggNog:ENOG503NVQ4; COG:S) → MSDKVQNKTLLFKKVPTNAPIPGEHLAVEPVPFDLKPPKGGLTVAVLSASYDPYLRGKMRDPSIKSYSPPFLVGEPITNDTVSKVIRSDTPDFAEGDLIVAYLPLAEYAHLSADQLKDGTIRRRVDIKNSKIGKDLGLFLGPLGMPGLTAWSSYHEIGQPKKGETIFISSAAGAVGQVVGQIAKREGLRVIGSVGSDEKLDFILNELGFDGGFNYKTENPFDALKRLAPDGVDIYFENVGGEQLEAAIEAMNQHGRIIACGMISQYSVPDEQKYGVKNLFKVVSKRITMRGFIVYDNGFADKYGEEHQRKMQEWLAEGSYKAKLSVTEGIDNAAEGLVGMLEGKNFGKAVLKVRDLEE, encoded by the coding sequence atgtccGACAAAgtccaaaacaaaaccctcctcttcaaaaAGGTCCCCACCAACGCCCCCATCCCAGGGGAGCACCTCGCCGTCGAACCCGTCCCCTTCGacctcaaaccccccaaagGAGGCCTCACCGTCGCCGTCCTTTCCGCCTCCTACGACCCCTACCTCCGCGGAAAGATGCGcgacccctccatcaagTCATACTCCCCGCCCTTCCTAGTCGGCGAACCCATCACCAATGACACCGTCTCCAAAGTGATCCGCTCTGATACCCCTGACTTTGCCGAGGGGGATCTGATCGTTGCTTACCTCCCCCTGGCGGAATACGCCCACTTGAGTGCTGACCAGCTTAAAGACGGAACGATCAGGCGCAGGGTTGATATCAAGAACTCCAAGATTGGGAAGGACctggggttgtttttgggacCGTTGGGGATGCCGGGGTTGACGGCTTGGAGTTCGTATCATGAAATTGGGCAGccgaagaagggggagacgaTTTTCATCAGTTCGGCTGCGGGCGCGGTTGGGCAGGTTGTTGGGCAGATTGCTAAGCGGGAGGGACTCAGGGTTATTGGATCGGTTGGTTCAGATGAGAAACTCGATTTTATCCTCAACGAGCttgggtttgatggggggTTCAACTACAAGACTGAAAACCCGTTTGATGCCCTCAAGAGGCTCGCGCCGGATGGGGTGGATATTTACTTTGAGAATGTCGGTGGGGAGCAGCTCGAGGCTGCGATTGAGGCGATGAACCAGCATGGAAGGATTATTGCTTGCGGGATGATTAGCCAGTACAGTGTTCCTGACGAACAAAAATATGGGGTCAAGAATTTGTTCAAGGTGGTGAGCAAGAGGATCACGATGAGGGGCTTTATTGTTTATGACAATGGGTTTGCGGATAAGTATGGGGAGGAGCACCAGAGGAAAATGCAGGAGTGGTTGGCTGAGGGGAGCTACAAGGCTAAGCTGAGTGTTACTGAGGGGATTGACAATGCGgccgaggggttggtgggcatgttggaggggaagaacTTTGGGAAGGCCGTGTTGAAGGTaagggatttggaggagtaA